From one Streptococcus oralis genomic stretch:
- a CDS encoding DUF2130 domain-containing protein: MNEIKCPNCGEVFTVNESQYAELLSQVRTAEFDKELHDRMKQELALAEQKAMNEQQTKLAQKDQEIAQLQSQIQNFDTEKELAKKEVEQTSHQALLAKDKEVQALESQLATLRLEHENQLQKTLSDLEKERDQVKNQLLLQEKENELSLASVKQNYEAQLKAASEQVEFYKNFKAQQSTKAIGESLEQYAESEFNKVRSFAFPNAYFEKDNKLSARGSKGDFIFRDFDENGLEFISIMFEMKNEADGTKSKHKNADFYKELDKDRREKNCEYAVLVSMLEADNDYFNTGIVDVSHEYEKMYVVRPQFFIQLIGLLRNAALNSLEYKQELALVREQNIDITHFEEDLDAFKVAFAKNYNSASTNFGKAIDEIDKAIKRMEEVKKFLTTSENQLRLANNKLEDVSVKKLTRKNPTMKAKFEALKGE; the protein is encoded by the coding sequence ATGAACGAAATCAAATGTCCAAATTGTGGGGAAGTCTTTACAGTAAATGAGAGCCAGTATGCAGAACTTTTATCCCAAGTGAGAACAGCTGAGTTTGATAAGGAATTACATGATCGAATGAAGCAGGAGCTGGCCTTGGCTGAGCAAAAGGCTATGAATGAGCAACAGACTAAACTGGCTCAAAAAGACCAAGAAATTGCGCAACTGCAGAGTCAAATCCAAAACTTTGATACAGAGAAAGAGTTGGCCAAGAAAGAAGTTGAACAGACAAGTCATCAGGCTTTATTGGCAAAGGACAAGGAAGTACAGGCCTTGGAAAGCCAATTGGCCACCTTGCGTTTGGAGCATGAAAATCAACTGCAAAAGACCCTTTCAGACTTAGAAAAAGAACGCGATCAGGTCAAAAACCAGCTCCTCTTGCAAGAAAAGGAAAATGAGTTGTCTTTGGCTTCTGTTAAGCAAAATTACGAAGCCCAGCTTAAGGCAGCTAGTGAACAAGTCGAATTTTACAAGAATTTCAAAGCCCAACAATCCACAAAAGCTATCGGTGAAAGTTTGGAACAGTATGCAGAGAGTGAGTTTAACAAGGTACGTAGTTTCGCCTTTCCAAATGCCTATTTTGAGAAGGATAACAAGCTCTCTGCACGTGGTTCTAAGGGGGACTTTATCTTCCGTGATTTTGATGAAAATGGTCTAGAATTCATTTCCATCATGTTTGAAATGAAAAATGAAGCTGATGGCACAAAAAGTAAACATAAGAATGCCGATTTCTACAAAGAGTTGGATAAGGACAGACGAGAAAAAAACTGTGAGTATGCAGTTTTAGTAAGTATGCTTGAAGCTGATAACGACTACTTTAACACAGGGATTGTGGATGTCAGTCATGAGTATGAAAAGATGTATGTGGTTCGTCCCCAGTTCTTTATCCAGTTGATTGGTCTCTTGCGTAATGCAGCGCTTAATTCCCTAGAATACAAACAAGAATTGGCCTTGGTTCGAGAGCAAAATATCGATATTACACATTTTGAAGAAGACTTGGATGCCTTCAAAGTAGCTTTTGCCAAAAACTACAACTCTGCTTCGACCAACTTTGGTAAAGCAATCGATGAAATCGACAAGGCCATCAAACGAATGGAAGAGGTCAAGAAATTCCTAACCACATCCGAAAACCAACTCCGCCTCGCTAATAACAAGTTGGAAGATGTTTCAGTTAAAAAATTGACCCGAAAAAATCCAACTATGAAAGCGAAGTTTGAAGCGCTGAAGGGCGAGTGA
- a CDS encoding glutamyl-tRNA amidotransferase: MKKSLKFLEIYIAYLPLVVFFLNLLYGLLNIEGVGDTDSRYNLFFAIFGFIPTIFGYGISFLANLLVGISYVRKAKNESKRSIAFLLIGNIFLAIFLMFLLRFKMIVSFDFIKDIDLWSFIFSLFLFPYLDWIYQKEDYNPKLSRKLLILFLIGIFSPLIGNTIQTHFRNNAKVQQLKEFYSSRGMNYDVALKRVEIDSNVSDISIFEVSDNGMTIQVGAKYIRQKLTQVSFINENYGFKEFLRLSASSQEAQTVLNDFKSAVESAIQKKGYDLVVIDDKEQPLASPGFKISNSYRITPLIKEKALQNQNSFSKEKQAFRGYATLSVKDFMKEGALCLHLTLSKINLLELGDIDFSSFPDGYYNINADYFLVVNGKYKQLEKDDNFEYILPIESGKPFYSEDLYDIKKIDLNNEE, translated from the coding sequence ATGAAAAAATCTTTGAAATTCTTGGAAATTTATATTGCTTATTTACCATTAGTTGTATTTTTTCTTAATCTCCTATATGGTCTTTTAAATATTGAAGGCGTAGGCGATACTGACTCAAGATATAATTTATTCTTTGCTATTTTTGGATTTATTCCAACTATATTCGGTTATGGAATTAGTTTTTTGGCTAATCTTTTGGTGGGGATATCTTATGTGCGAAAAGCAAAAAATGAATCGAAACGCTCCATTGCTTTCCTATTGATTGGAAATATTTTTTTAGCAATTTTTCTGATGTTTTTGCTAAGATTTAAAATGATTGTTTCCTTTGACTTTATAAAAGATATTGACCTTTGGAGTTTCATTTTTTCATTATTTTTATTTCCGTATTTAGATTGGATTTATCAAAAGGAAGACTATAATCCAAAATTAAGTCGTAAGTTACTTATTCTATTTTTGATTGGGATTTTTTCTCCACTTATAGGAAATACAATTCAAACCCACTTTAGAAATAATGCTAAAGTTCAACAATTAAAAGAGTTTTATTCTTCTAGGGGAATGAATTATGATGTTGCTCTTAAAAGAGTAGAAATAGATAGTAATGTTTCAGATATTAGTATTTTTGAAGTATCGGATAATGGAATGACTATCCAAGTAGGTGCTAAGTACATTCGTCAAAAATTAACACAGGTCAGTTTCATTAATGAGAATTATGGTTTTAAAGAATTCTTGAGGCTTTCTGCATCAAGCCAAGAAGCTCAGACAGTTCTGAATGATTTTAAATCAGCTGTAGAAAGTGCAATACAAAAGAAAGGATATGATTTAGTAGTTATTGATGATAAAGAACAGCCATTAGCTAGCCCTGGTTTTAAAATATCAAATTCATATAGGATAACTCCTTTAATAAAAGAAAAGGCTCTTCAAAATCAAAATTCATTCAGTAAAGAAAAACAAGCTTTTAGAGGATATGCGACTCTTTCTGTTAAAGACTTTATGAAGGAGGGAGCACTTTGCTTGCATTTAACACTTAGCAAAATCAACCTATTGGAACTAGGAGATATTGATTTTTCAAGCTTTCCAGATGGATATTACAACATAAATGCTGACTACTTTTTGGTTGTTAATGGAAAATATAAGCAACTTGAAAAGGATGATAATTTTGAATATATTTTACCAATTGAGTCGGGTAAACCATTTTACTCTGAGGATTTATATGATATTAAAAAAATTGATTTAAACAATGAGGAATAG
- the truB gene encoding tRNA pseudouridine(55) synthase TruB, giving the protein MNGIINLKKEAGMTSHDAVFKLRKILGTKKIGHGGTLDPDVVGVLPIAVGKATRMVEFMQDEGKVYEGEITLGYSTTTEDASGEVVAETPVLSPLDETIVDEAIASLTGPITQIPPMYSAVKVNGRKLYEYARAGQEVERPERQVTIYQFERTSSISYEDQLARFTFRVKCSKGTYIRTLSVDLGEKLGYVAHMSHLTRTSAAGLQLEDALTLDEIAEKVEAGQLDFLHPLEIGTGDLVKVFLSPEEATEVRFGRFIKLDQTDQELAAFEGDTLLAILEKRGNLYKPRKVFG; this is encoded by the coding sequence ATGAACGGTATTATCAACTTAAAAAAAGAAGCGGGGATGACCTCGCACGATGCGGTTTTTAAGCTGCGCAAGATTTTGGGAACCAAGAAGATTGGTCATGGTGGGACCTTGGATCCAGATGTGGTGGGTGTTTTGCCTATTGCGGTGGGTAAGGCGACACGCATGGTCGAGTTTATGCAGGATGAGGGTAAGGTCTATGAGGGGGAAATCACTCTTGGTTATTCAACGACGACTGAGGATGCCAGCGGAGAAGTGGTCGCAGAGACACCCGTTTTGTCTCCCTTGGATGAAACCATTGTCGATGAAGCGATTGCGAGTCTGACCGGACCTATTACCCAGATTCCGCCTATGTATTCGGCTGTCAAGGTTAATGGTCGCAAGCTCTATGAGTATGCGCGTGCTGGTCAGGAAGTGGAGCGTCCAGAACGTCAGGTGACTATTTATCAATTTGAGCGGACTAGTTCGATTTCTTATGAAGATCAGCTTGCACGATTTACTTTTCGTGTAAAATGCAGTAAGGGAACTTATATCCGTACCTTATCGGTTGACTTGGGAGAGAAGCTTGGTTATGTGGCCCATATGTCCCATCTGACACGGACTAGTGCTGCAGGGTTACAACTGGAGGATGCTCTTACCTTGGACGAAATTGCTGAAAAAGTGGAGGCTGGTCAACTGGACTTTCTCCATCCTCTTGAAATTGGAACGGGGGATCTTGTCAAAGTTTTCCTAAGTCCTGAAGAGGCTACAGAAGTGCGCTTTGGTCGTTTTATCAAGCTAGACCAAACGGACCAAGAATTAGCTGCCTTTGAGGGAGATACATTGCTAGCCATTCTAGAAAAAAGGGGCAATCTCTACAAGCCAAGAAAGGTTTTTGGCTAG
- the udk gene encoding uridine kinase gives MQNRPIIIGVTGGSGGGKTSVSRAILSHFPDEKISMIEHDSYYKDQSHLTFEERVKTNYDHPFAFDTDLMIEQIKELLAGRPVDIPTYDYTEHTRSSKTYRQEPQDVFIVEGILVLEDKRLRDLMDIKIFVDTDDDVRIIRRIKRDMEERGRSLDSVIDQYLGVVKPMYHQFIEPTKRYADIVIPEGVSNTVAIDLLTTKIAKILEEARNSK, from the coding sequence ATGCAAAATAGACCAATCATTATCGGAGTGACAGGTGGTTCTGGTGGAGGAAAAACAAGTGTTTCAAGAGCCATTTTATCGCACTTTCCTGATGAAAAGATTTCCATGATTGAGCATGATTCATACTACAAGGATCAGTCTCACTTGACCTTTGAAGAGCGTGTCAAAACCAATTACGACCATCCATTTGCCTTTGATACAGACCTGATGATCGAGCAGATTAAGGAATTGTTGGCAGGGCGCCCAGTGGACATCCCGACTTATGACTATACAGAACATACACGGAGTAGCAAGACCTATCGTCAGGAGCCTCAGGATGTCTTTATCGTTGAGGGGATTTTGGTCTTGGAGGACAAGCGTCTGCGCGATTTGATGGATATCAAGATTTTTGTGGATACAGATGATGATGTGCGTATTATTCGTCGGATCAAGCGTGATATGGAAGAGCGTGGCCGTAGTCTGGATAGCGTGATTGACCAATATCTAGGTGTGGTCAAACCTATGTACCACCAGTTCATTGAGCCGACCAAGCGTTATGCCGATATCGTCATTCCTGAAGGGGTCAGCAATACTGTTGCTATCGACCTTTTGACCACCAAAATTGCAAAGATTTTGGAAGAAGCACGAAACAGCAAATAA
- the xseA gene encoding exodeoxyribonuclease VII large subunit, whose protein sequence is MEKYLSVTTLTKYLKMKFDKDPYLERVYLTGQVSNFRKRPTHQYFSLKDDHAVIQATIWSGIYQKLGFDLEEGMKINVIGRVQVYEPSGSYSIIIEKAEPDGVGALAIQFEQLKKKLTEEGLFQERFKQPLPQFSKRIGVVTSRSGAVIRDIITTVSRRFPGVDILLYPTKVQGDGAAEEIARNIARANQRDDLDLLIIGRGGGSIEDLWAFNEEIVVRAIFESRLPVISSVGHETDVTLADFVADRRAATPTAAAELATPVTKLDLLTHLQNQEKRMATAVQNVLSKKKEALKKCSQSVIFRQPERLYDGYLQRLDQLQLRLKQSLRTRISDNKQLVQARTHQLVQLSPVTKIQRYQDRLGQLDKLLRSQMALVYDAKVAEVKRLSEALLMLDTSRIVARGYAIVKKEESVIDSVEMLNKKDQVTLLMRDGQVELEVKDVKTKEI, encoded by the coding sequence ATGGAAAAGTATTTATCGGTAACAACTTTGACCAAGTATCTGAAAATGAAATTCGATAAAGACCCTTACTTGGAACGGGTCTATTTAACTGGTCAAGTTTCCAACTTTCGTAAACGACCTACTCACCAATATTTCTCCTTAAAAGATGACCATGCAGTTATTCAAGCGACCATATGGTCAGGGATCTATCAGAAATTAGGTTTCGACCTCGAAGAGGGAATGAAGATCAATGTAATTGGGCGTGTGCAGGTTTATGAACCCAGTGGGAGCTACTCTATCATCATTGAAAAGGCTGAGCCTGATGGAGTTGGTGCGCTTGCGATTCAGTTTGAACAACTCAAGAAGAAACTGACAGAAGAAGGCCTGTTTCAAGAACGTTTCAAGCAACCTCTTCCCCAATTTTCTAAGCGAATTGGTGTGGTAACCAGTCGCAGTGGAGCTGTTATTCGAGATATTATCACGACCGTCAGCAGGCGATTTCCAGGTGTCGATATTCTTCTCTATCCGACCAAGGTTCAAGGTGATGGAGCGGCAGAAGAAATTGCTCGAAATATTGCGCGTGCTAATCAACGGGACGATTTGGATTTGCTGATTATTGGTCGTGGTGGGGGTTCCATCGAGGATCTCTGGGCCTTTAACGAAGAAATTGTGGTACGAGCCATTTTTGAATCTCGTTTGCCAGTTATTTCTAGTGTTGGGCATGAGACAGATGTGACCTTGGCGGATTTTGTAGCGGATCGTCGGGCGGCGACACCAACAGCTGCAGCTGAACTGGCAACACCTGTAACCAAGTTGGATCTTCTGACTCATTTGCAAAATCAAGAAAAGCGGATGGCGACAGCAGTTCAGAATGTACTGTCAAAGAAAAAAGAAGCTCTGAAAAAATGCAGTCAGTCAGTCATCTTTAGACAGCCAGAGCGCTTGTATGATGGTTATTTACAACGCTTGGACCAACTGCAACTGCGCTTAAAACAAAGTTTGAGAACACGGATTTCTGATAATAAACAGCTAGTCCAAGCAAGGACGCATCAACTGGTACAATTATCACCTGTGACCAAAATCCAACGCTATCAGGACCGGCTTGGTCAGTTAGACAAGCTTCTACGCAGCCAAATGGCGCTGGTTTATGATGCCAAGGTTGCTGAGGTGAAAAGACTTTCAGAAGCCTTACTGATGTTGGATACCAGTCGAATCGTGGCGCGTGGTTATGCAATTGTCAAAAAAGAAGAGTCAGTTATCGATTCGGTTGAGATGTTGAATAAAAAAGACCAAGTGACGCTTTTGATGCGAGATGGTCAAGTAGAATTAGAGGTGAAAGATGTCAAAACAAAAGAAATTTGA
- a CDS encoding exodeoxyribonuclease VII small subunit: protein MSKQKKFEENLTELETIVQSLENGEIALEDAIAAFQKGMVLSKELQATLDKAEKTLVKVMQEDGTESDFE from the coding sequence ATGTCAAAACAAAAGAAATTTGAGGAAAATCTAACAGAACTGGAGACCATTGTCCAAAGTTTAGAAAATGGTGAAATTGCTTTAGAAGATGCGATTGCTGCCTTTCAAAAGGGCATGGTCTTGTCAAAAGAGCTCCAAGCGACGCTGGACAAGGCTGAAAAAACCTTGGTCAAGGTCATGCAAGAAGACGGAACAGAAAGTGATTTTGAATGA
- a CDS encoding polyprenyl synthetase family protein has product MKKQEKLALVESALENFYGDQQFASSLRESVLYSIHAGGKRIRPFLLLEVLEALQVAIRPAHAQVAAALEMIHTGSLIHDDLPAMDDDDYRRGRLTNHKKFGEAMAILAGDALFLDPYALIAQADLPSQIKVDLIANLSLASGSLGMVAGQVLDMEGEHQHLSLEELQTIHANKTGKLLAYPFQAAAIIAELAPEIQAKLKAVGELIGLAFQVRDDVLDVTASFEEIGKTPQKDLQAEKSTYPALLGLEEATAFCNQTLDQAEAKLEEIAQQVPFETESIVKVVESLRING; this is encoded by the coding sequence ATGAAGAAGCAAGAAAAATTAGCTCTTGTCGAGTCTGCTTTGGAAAATTTTTATGGAGACCAGCAGTTTGCCTCTAGTTTGCGAGAGTCCGTTCTCTATTCCATTCATGCTGGTGGCAAGCGTATTCGACCTTTTCTCTTGCTAGAAGTTCTGGAAGCCTTGCAAGTCGCTATTAGACCAGCTCATGCGCAGGTAGCCGCGGCCTTGGAAATGATTCATACAGGGAGCTTGATTCACGATGATCTTCCTGCCATGGATGATGACGATTACCGTCGGGGGCGCTTGACAAATCACAAGAAATTTGGCGAAGCGATGGCAATATTGGCAGGTGATGCCTTGTTCCTAGATCCCTATGCCTTAATAGCGCAGGCGGATTTGCCAAGTCAGATCAAGGTGGACCTGATTGCCAACTTATCCCTTGCTTCAGGAAGTCTAGGCATGGTAGCAGGTCAGGTTTTAGATATGGAAGGCGAACACCAGCACTTGTCCTTGGAAGAACTCCAGACCATTCATGCCAATAAAACTGGAAAATTACTAGCCTATCCTTTCCAAGCCGCCGCTATCATAGCAGAATTAGCGCCAGAAATCCAAGCAAAATTGAAAGCGGTTGGTGAATTGATTGGACTGGCCTTTCAAGTTCGTGATGATGTGCTGGATGTGACCGCTAGTTTTGAGGAAATCGGCAAGACTCCACAAAAGGATTTGCAGGCAGAAAAGTCAACCTATCCTGCCTTGTTAGGCTTGGAGGAGGCGACTGCCTTTTGTAACCAAACTTTGGATCAAGCCGAGGCTAAATTAGAAGAAATTGCCCAGCAAGTTCCCTTTGAAACAGAATCGATTGTGAAAGTAGTAGAAAGTTTGAGAATCAATGGCTAA
- a CDS encoding TlyA family RNA methyltransferase, whose amino-acid sequence MAKERVDVLAYKQGLFETREQAKRGVMAGLVVAVLNGERFDKPGEKIPDDTELKLKGEKLKYVSRGGLKLEKALQVFDLSVEGATTIDIGASTGGFTDVMLQNGAELVFAVDVGTNQLAWKLRQDPRVVSMEQFNFRYAEKTDFEQEPSFASIDVSFISLSLILPALHRVLADQGQIVALVKPQFEAGREQIGKNGIIRDAKVHQNVLESVTAMAVEQGFSVLGLDYSPIQGGHGNIEFLAYLKKEEGASNQVAPEIEKVVERAHREFKDE is encoded by the coding sequence ATGGCTAAGGAAAGAGTGGATGTACTAGCTTATAAACAGGGCTTGTTTGAAACGCGAGAACAGGCCAAGCGCGGTGTCATGGCTGGACTAGTCGTAGCAGTCCTTAATGGAGAACGCTTTGACAAGCCAGGAGAGAAAATTCCAGATGATACTGAGCTAAAACTCAAGGGTGAAAAACTCAAGTATGTCAGTCGAGGTGGTCTAAAACTAGAGAAGGCCTTGCAGGTCTTTGATTTGTCAGTCGAGGGAGCAACCACGATTGATATTGGGGCTTCCACTGGGGGATTTACTGACGTCATGTTGCAAAATGGTGCTGAGTTAGTCTTTGCAGTCGATGTTGGCACCAATCAGTTGGCTTGGAAATTGCGCCAAGACCCTCGGGTTGTCAGCATGGAGCAGTTTAATTTTCGTTATGCTGAAAAGACTGATTTTGAGCAGGAACCGAGCTTTGCCAGTATTGATGTGAGTTTTATTTCCCTCAGTCTGATTTTGCCTGCTTTGCACCGCGTCTTGGCTGATCAAGGTCAAATTGTAGCTCTGGTTAAGCCCCAGTTTGAAGCAGGTCGTGAGCAGATTGGGAAAAATGGGATTATTCGTGATGCCAAGGTTCATCAGAATGTCCTTGAATCTGTCACAGCTATGGCAGTTGAGCAAGGTTTTTCAGTGCTTGGATTAGACTATTCACCAATCCAAGGTGGACATGGAAACATCGAATTTCTGGCATATTTGAAAAAGGAAGAGGGAGCAAGTAACCAAGTTGCTCCTGAAATAGAAAAAGTTGTAGAGAGAGCACATAGAGAATTTAAAGATGAATAA
- a CDS encoding arginine repressor gives MNKKERLEKIRRFVTDYQIGTQEEIVEHLKEAGISATQATVSRDIKELGIVKIPLKNNTYIYELPKSIVKSLQLAEDNIVSSELMGNMINLAVIPGNTIFVKSQLVEAFSEQIFSCLADDDSILIVARTAEAAEEIVEQVKKW, from the coding sequence ATGAATAAAAAAGAGAGACTTGAAAAAATTAGAAGATTTGTTACGGATTATCAAATCGGTACTCAGGAAGAAATCGTTGAGCATTTGAAGGAAGCAGGTATTTCTGCTACGCAAGCCACTGTCTCAAGGGACATCAAAGAGCTTGGTATTGTTAAAATTCCTTTGAAGAATAACACCTATATCTATGAGTTGCCAAAATCAATCGTCAAAAGTTTGCAGTTGGCTGAGGACAATATTGTGAGTTCTGAGTTAATGGGAAATATGATCAACCTTGCTGTCATTCCTGGAAATACTATTTTTGTGAAGAGTCAGTTGGTTGAAGCATTTTCTGAACAGATTTTTAGCTGTCTAGCTGATGATGATTCTATCTTAATTGTAGCTAGAACAGCAGAGGCAGCTGAAGAAATTGTTGAACAAGTCAAAAAATGGTAG
- the recN gene encoding DNA repair protein RecN, translating to MLLEISIKNFAIIEAISLNFEKGMTVLTGETGAGKSIIIDAMNLMLGARATTDVIRHGAPKAEIEGLFSVENSRLLQELFDEQGLEMGDEIIIRREILQNGRSVSRVNGQMVNLSVLRAIGQHLVDIHGQHDQEELMRPQLHIQMLDEFGDTVFLDLKETYQTSFDAYRKMRKQVLEVKKNQQEHKARIEMLEFQMAEIEAANLQAGEDLALNQERDKLLNHKNIADTLTNAYSMLDNEEFSSLANVRSAMNDMESVEEFDPEYREISSSLSETYYVLEDITKRLEDIIEDLDFDGNRLMQVENRLDLINTITRKYGGTVDDVLLYFAKITDEYNLLTGNNLSSEDMEAELKKLEVNLVDLAGQLASARHDLAQQLEAEIKQELQDLYMEKAQFQVRFSKGKFSREGNETVEFYISTNPGEDFKPLVKVASGGELSRLMLAIKSAFSRKEGKTSIVFDEVDTGVSGRVAQAIAQKIHKIGQHGQVLAISHLPQVIAIADYQFFIEKISDEHSTVSTVRLLTIEERVEEVAKMLAGENVTEAALTQARELLQTRMK from the coding sequence ATGTTACTTGAAATTTCGATAAAAAACTTTGCCATTATTGAGGCGATTTCACTCAATTTTGAAAAGGGTATGACTGTTTTGACCGGGGAAACGGGTGCTGGAAAGTCTATCATTATCGACGCTATGAATCTCATGTTGGGGGCTCGTGCAACGACAGACGTTATTCGTCACGGTGCGCCAAAAGCAGAGATTGAGGGGCTTTTCTCAGTTGAAAATAGTCGCCTTTTACAGGAACTTTTTGATGAGCAAGGTTTGGAAATGGGTGATGAAATTATCATCCGGCGTGAAATTTTGCAAAACGGTCGTAGTGTTAGTCGCGTGAATGGCCAGATGGTCAATCTTTCTGTCTTGCGTGCTATTGGGCAACACCTTGTGGATATCCATGGTCAGCATGACCAAGAGGAGTTAATGCGTCCTCAACTGCACATCCAGATGTTGGATGAGTTTGGTGATACTGTGTTCTTGGACTTGAAGGAGACCTATCAGACGAGCTTTGATGCCTATCGCAAAATGCGCAAGCAGGTTTTGGAAGTCAAGAAAAACCAGCAGGAACATAAGGCTCGTATTGAGATGTTGGAATTTCAAATGGCAGAGATTGAGGCAGCGAACTTACAGGCTGGTGAAGACTTGGCTCTCAACCAAGAACGAGATAAACTCCTCAATCATAAGAATATTGCGGATACGCTAACCAATGCCTACAGTATGTTGGACAATGAGGAATTCTCCAGTCTTGCTAATGTCCGTTCAGCTATGAATGACATGGAAAGTGTCGAAGAATTTGACCCTGAATACCGTGAAATTTCAAGTTCTCTGTCTGAGACCTACTATGTTTTAGAAGATATTACAAAGCGTTTGGAAGATATTATTGAGGACTTAGATTTTGATGGCAATCGCCTCATGCAGGTTGAGAATCGCTTAGACCTTATAAATACTATTACCCGCAAGTACGGTGGGACTGTGGACGATGTCCTGCTTTATTTTGCCAAGATTACGGATGAGTACAATCTCTTGACTGGAAATAATCTTTCTTCTGAAGACATGGAAGCAGAGCTCAAGAAATTGGAAGTTAATCTTGTCGACTTGGCAGGTCAGCTTGCATCTGCTCGTCATGATTTGGCTCAGCAGCTTGAGGCAGAGATTAAACAAGAACTGCAAGACCTCTATATGGAGAAGGCACAATTTCAGGTTCGCTTTAGCAAGGGCAAATTTAGTCGTGAGGGGAATGAAACGGTCGAGTTTTACATTTCCACCAACCCAGGTGAGGACTTTAAGCCTTTGGTCAAAGTTGCATCTGGTGGGGAATTATCCCGCCTCATGCTAGCTATTAAATCCGCCTTTTCTCGTAAGGAAGGTAAGACCAGTATTGTCTTTGATGAGGTGGATACGGGAGTTTCAGGTCGTGTAGCCCAGGCTATTGCTCAAAAGATTCATAAGATTGGCCAGCATGGTCAGGTTCTTGCTATCTCTCACCTTCCACAAGTGATTGCCATCGCGGATTATCAATTCTTTATTGAGAAGATTAGTGATGAGCATTCTACGGTGTCGACGGTTCGTCTCTTGACTATAGAAGAGCGAGTAGAGGAAGTAGCTAAGATGTTGGCTGGGGAAAATGTAACTGAAGCTGCCCTTACCCAAGCCAGAGAATTATTGCAAACGAGGATGAAATAA
- a CDS encoding metallophosphoesterase family protein: MTDYYVIGDVHGKAGMLEDLLKTWDGQTQLLFLGDLIDRGEDSRRVLEMVKDLVDNQGAICLSGNHEYMFLTWLDDPEESYDHYRRNGGDTTINSILGRPLDAPVDGVEDAKRVATEAADLVEFIRQMPFVVETDKYIFVHAGIDLTLDDWHETTDYKKVWLRKPFHEAENHTGKTIVFGHTPVYGLLKQDRGTAELWITEDGKIGMDGGAVYGGVLHGIVFTDQGMTEHHFIENDGFVAED, from the coding sequence ATGACAGACTATTATGTAATTGGAGATGTCCATGGAAAAGCAGGTATGCTGGAAGATCTTCTCAAAACATGGGATGGTCAAACTCAGTTGCTCTTTCTAGGGGATTTGATTGACCGTGGTGAAGACAGTCGCCGTGTTCTAGAGATGGTCAAAGACTTGGTCGACAATCAAGGAGCTATTTGTTTATCAGGTAATCATGAGTATATGTTTCTGACTTGGCTCGATGACCCAGAAGAAAGCTATGACCATTATCGTCGCAATGGTGGTGATACAACCATTAACTCAATTTTAGGTCGTCCCTTGGATGCACCAGTTGATGGCGTAGAAGATGCCAAACGGGTTGCGACAGAAGCAGCAGACTTGGTCGAATTTATTCGTCAAATGCCATTTGTAGTAGAGACAGACAAGTATATCTTTGTTCATGCGGGTATTGATTTAACTTTGGATGATTGGCATGAAACTACAGATTACAAGAAAGTCTGGCTCAGAAAACCATTCCACGAAGCCGAAAATCATACTGGGAAAACCATTGTCTTTGGGCATACACCAGTTTATGGCTTACTGAAGCAAGACCGAGGTACAGCTGAGCTTTGGATAACAGAGGATGGCAAGATTGGCATGGATGGAGGAGCTGTCTATGGTGGTGTCCTTCATGGAATCGTCTTTACAGACCAAGGAATGACAGAACACCACTTTATCGAAAATGATGGTTTTGTTGCCGAAGATTAG